In Meiothermus ruber DSM 1279, the following proteins share a genomic window:
- the queG gene encoding tRNA epoxyqueuosine(34) reductase QueG: MQVAEALTQAAQERGFLTAWAGLDLPQETQQRYRDWLAEGKQAGMAYLPRNLETRLNPSQRFTWARSVLVLAAPHAYPPPPKPPGGLRLGRVARYAWVRDYHRLMQPHLEALEHLAQRLGAQAKGYVDTGPLSERSYAALGGLGWIGRNAMLMRMGEGTYLTLAVLLTSLEAPPAEPYPNRCGRCSRCVAHCPTQALLGDGTLDSRRCISYWTIEHRGPIPGELWAGIGDWLFGCDICQEVCPWNRKARSFWQDFVPEPELAYPNLEDFFFLSSKAFERKYAGTVFLRPGRTRMARNALVVLANLGNPDYLPLVRRAAQDVNPLVRATAARALARLGDFVSLEPLRRDPVLQVAGLARGLLERQG, translated from the coding sequence GTGCAGGTGGCTGAAGCGCTTACCCAAGCAGCGCAGGAGCGGGGCTTTTTAACCGCCTGGGCCGGCCTGGACTTGCCGCAGGAAACCCAGCAGCGCTACCGCGACTGGCTGGCCGAAGGCAAGCAGGCTGGGATGGCCTACCTGCCCCGGAACCTGGAAACCCGGCTTAACCCCTCCCAGCGCTTTACATGGGCCCGCAGCGTGCTGGTGCTGGCTGCGCCCCACGCCTACCCGCCGCCTCCCAAACCCCCCGGCGGTCTCCGCCTGGGTCGGGTGGCCCGCTACGCCTGGGTGCGTGACTATCACCGCTTGATGCAACCCCACCTGGAAGCCCTCGAGCACCTGGCCCAGCGCCTGGGGGCGCAGGCCAAGGGCTACGTGGACACCGGCCCGCTGTCCGAGCGTTCCTATGCCGCGCTGGGGGGCCTGGGCTGGATTGGCCGCAACGCCATGCTGATGCGGATGGGGGAGGGCACCTACCTTACGCTGGCGGTGCTCCTCACCTCGCTCGAGGCCCCCCCCGCGGAGCCCTACCCCAACCGCTGCGGACGGTGCAGCCGCTGCGTAGCCCACTGCCCCACCCAGGCCCTGCTGGGCGACGGAACCCTGGACTCGAGGCGCTGCATCAGCTACTGGACCATCGAGCACCGCGGCCCGATTCCGGGCGAGCTTTGGGCGGGCATTGGCGACTGGCTGTTTGGCTGTGATATCTGCCAGGAGGTGTGTCCCTGGAACCGCAAGGCCAGGTCTTTCTGGCAGGATTTTGTCCCCGAACCCGAGCTGGCCTACCCCAACCTGGAAGACTTTTTCTTTCTTTCTTCAAAAGCCTTCGAACGCAAATACGCTGGAACAGTGTTCCTGCGTCCGGGCCGCACCCGCATGGCCCGCAACGCGCTGGTGGTGCTGGCCAACCTGGGCAACCCGGACTACCTGCCGCTGGTGCGCCGGGCCGCCCAGGACGTCAATCCTTTGGTAAGGGCCACCGCCGCTCGAGCCCTGGCCCGGCTGGGTGATTTTGTTTCGCTTGAGCCGCTGCGCCGCGACCCGGTGTTGCAGGTGGCGGGATTGGCACGGGGTCTGCTGGAAAGACAGGGCTGA